A genomic window from Panthera tigris isolate Pti1 chromosome B4, P.tigris_Pti1_mat1.1, whole genome shotgun sequence includes:
- the LOC102971003 gene encoding LOW QUALITY PROTEIN: cationic amino acid transporter 3-like (The sequence of the model RefSeq protein was modified relative to this genomic sequence to represent the inferred CDS: inserted 2 bases in 2 codons; substituted 1 base at 1 genomic stop codon): MLRQALRRFGQKLVRRPTLKEPVAENDPRRRLSTLDLVTRGVGHTVGIGVYVLAGEVVRNQAGPSFVICVLVAGLSSLLAGLCYAEISTRIPHSGSAYLXSFVTIGELWAFITGWNLILSLVAEKAIVFITWMLTFDNLCGNRLSQTVQESISAHVPPVLTKYLEFSALGFVLLFMEFRSLWYSASLLSSTAAKLVTLVKLLALSFVITSGFIKGDLHNWKLTEEDYVKAGLNDTSSLGPLGSGGFVPFGFKGILGGSATCFYAFLGFNHIVTRVEKAQSPQRSIPIGIVISLFICFFVYFGVSSAFTLMVPYYQLQPGSTLPEVFLHIGWVPVYQVAFALLCILSASLWSFVWQMCQVLYMMAKDGFLFPVLTHISFFQYSLIMIIVFVGTIPVIVIIFGVTDLLDLRSVVSLIFHSLFVICVLILRYQPEMQNEENEAQVQEENGPAAERLTLQRLLFPGSSTPTPLSGRVVHVCSSLLXLLLILLCLVLTQGPVLLSGDPVWILVVVLLLVLIIGITGVIWRQPQSSSPLYFKVPAXPLLPLLSVFVNVYLMMQMTAGTWIVFGVWMLIGFVIYFAYGIQHSWVAIPT, from the exons ATGCTGCGTCAGGCACTTCGTAGATTTGGTCAAAAACTGGTACGCAGACCTACGCTGAAGGAACCGGTGGCTGAGAATGACCCACGGAGAAGATTGAGCACTCTGGATTTAGTGACCCGGGGTGTGGGCCACACAGTGGGTATAGGTGTGTATGTCCTGGCTGGTGAGGTGGTCAGAAATCAAGCAGGACCATCTTTTGTGATCTGTGTTTTGGTGGCTGGCCTATCTTCTCTGTTGGCTGGGCTGTGCTATGCAGAGATTAGTACCCGCATTCCCCATTCTGGCTCTGCATATCTCTAAAGCTTTGTCACTATAGGTGAACTCTGGGCCTTCATCACTGGCTGGAACCTCATCCTCTCCCTTGTTGCTGAGAAAGCCATTGTGTTCATCACATGGATGTTAACTTTTGACAACCTGTGTGGGAACCGGCTGTCTCAGACTGTGCAAGAGAGCATCTCAGCACATGTTCCCCCTGTCCTTACAAAATATCTAGAATTCTCTGCTCTGGGTTTTGTGTTGTTGTTCATGGAATTCAGGAGTCTTTGGTATTCCGCATCATTATTGAGTTCCACAGCTGCCAAACTGGTCACATTGGTGAAACTTTTGGCTCTCAGCTTTGTCATAACCTCTGGCTTCATTAAGGGGGACCTGCACAACTGGAAGCTCACAGAAGAGGACTACGTAAAGGCTGGGCTCAATGACACCTCGAGCTTGGGCCCTCTGGGCTCTGGAGGATTTGTGCCTTTTGGCTTCAAGGGGATTCTTGGTGGATCAGCTACCTGTTTCTATGCATTTCTTGGTTTCAACCATATTGTTACCAGAGTTGAAAAAGCCCAGAGTCCCCAGCGTTCCATCCCCATTGGCATTGTGATTTCACTGTTCATCTGCTTTTTCGTGTATTTTGGTGTCTCTTCAGCATTCACGCTTATGGTGCCTTACTACCAGCTCCAACCTGGGAGCACCTTGCCTGAGGTATTTCTCCATATTGGCTGGGTCCCTGTCTACCAGGTAGCTTTTGCATTGCTGTGCATTCTTTCCGCCAGCCTTTGGAGCTTTGTGTGGCAAATGTGTCAGGTGCTATACATGATGGCAAAGGATGGCTTCCTGTTCCCTGTCCTTACCCATATCTCTTTCTTCCAATACTCTCTTATCATGATCATTGTGTTTGTTGGAACTATTCCAGTCATTGTAATCATCTTTGGAGTCACTGATCTCTTGGACCTAAGGTCAGTTGTGTCCCTGATTTTTCATTCCCTGTTTGTGATTTGTGTTCTCATCCTCAGGTATCAGCCTGAGATgcagaatgaggaaaatgaagcacaggTGCAGGAGGAGAATGGACCTGCAGCAGAGAGGCTGACTCTACAGCGACTACTTTTTCCAGGTAGTTCCACCCCCACTCCACTCTCTGGCCGGGTTGTCCATGTTTGTTCCTCACTGC GTCTGTTGCTCATTCTTCTTTGCCTGGTGCTGACCCAGGGGCCAGTTCTGCTTTCTGGAGACCCAGTGTGGATTTTGGTGGTTGTGCTGCTCCTGGTGCTCATCATTGGGATCACTGGGGTCATCTGGAGACAGCCTCAGAGCTCCAGTCCCCTTTACTTTAaggtccctg tgcctctcctcccactACTGAGCGTCTTTGTGAATGTTTACCTTATGATGCAGATGACAGCTGGCACCTGGATAGTATTTGGTGTCTGGATGCTAATTGGGTTTGTTATCTACTTCGCCTATGGGATCCAGCACAGCTGGGTCGCTATCCCCACTTAA